One Schistocerca cancellata isolate TAMUIC-IGC-003103 chromosome 1, iqSchCanc2.1, whole genome shotgun sequence genomic region harbors:
- the LOC126162824 gene encoding uncharacterized protein LOC126162824 encodes MCGGLNNIASASNRAVIRGKQFLDSSTNKNGALATMLTSRRFHVTPTLFRVTADRNTPSAANERATSSSTSSTSPRLEASGSIPSPSSARLDAACSTSSFSTLSHDKAMPSFSGFFVAVKT; translated from the exons ATGTGTGGTGGGCTAAACAATATCGCGTCTGCCTCTAACAGAGCAGTCATCCGCGGAAAGCAGTTTCTCGACTCGTCgacaaacaaaaat GGAGCGCTTGCCACGATGCTGACTTCTAGACGATTCCACGTCACACCGACGCTGTTCAGGGTTACTGCAGACAGGAATACGCCGTCAGCGGCAAATGAGAGGGCTACCAGCTCCTCGACTTCGTCCACATCACCAAGACTGGAAGCTTCTGGCTCCATCCCGTCGCCCTCATCAGCAAGACTGGACGCAGCCTGCTCCACTTCATCATTCTCCACACTTTCGCACGACAAAGCCATGCCCTCATTCTCCGGTTTCTTCGTCGCTGTGAAAACATGA